In a single window of the Halomicroarcula saliterrae genome:
- a CDS encoding helix-turn-helix domain-containing protein, whose product MAAIDQTTTTWLTLDLWHPNCWAIKSTGETTGGVLAHSIYTSPKTDGNHSGKVKGLFTAFAEDEPAVNDLLDAIRDSEHSGELSELQERFGRERNAPGNVVREFFLEYDPDDMVCPTLLEHGFVHNAPVRIENGREEWQVCFVNERSQIDDALDRVRDQAGAEVSVDSITTSEAAATTARDQRLDTLTAKQRDVFEHAREAGYYEWPRMCDTRELAADLDVSKTTLLEHLRKAEAKLLDP is encoded by the coding sequence ATGGCGGCCATTGACCAGACCACGACCACGTGGCTCACTCTCGACCTCTGGCATCCGAACTGCTGGGCGATAAAGTCGACAGGCGAGACTACAGGTGGCGTCTTGGCCCACTCCATCTACACCTCCCCGAAGACAGACGGGAACCACAGCGGGAAGGTCAAGGGGCTGTTCACCGCGTTCGCCGAGGACGAACCGGCGGTAAACGACCTGCTGGACGCGATTCGGGACTCCGAACACTCCGGGGAGCTCTCCGAACTCCAGGAGCGGTTCGGTCGCGAGCGCAACGCCCCCGGGAACGTGGTCCGGGAGTTCTTCCTCGAGTACGACCCCGACGACATGGTGTGTCCGACGCTGCTGGAACACGGCTTCGTCCACAACGCGCCCGTCCGCATCGAGAACGGACGCGAGGAGTGGCAGGTCTGTTTCGTGAACGAGCGGTCCCAGATAGACGACGCGCTGGACCGGGTTCGCGACCAGGCCGGCGCGGAGGTCAGCGTCGACTCCATCACCACGAGCGAGGCCGCCGCCACGACCGCGCGCGACCAGCGACTGGATACGCTCACCGCCAAACAGCGGGACGTGTTCGAGCACGCACGCGAAGCGGGCTACTACGAGTGGCCCCGGATGTGTGACACACGCGAACTGGCCGCCGACCTAGACGTCTCGAAGACCACACTGCTAGAGCATCTCAGAAAAGCCGAAGCGAAACTGCTGGACCCGTAG
- a CDS encoding aldehyde dehydrogenase family protein — translation MAETYQHYIDGEWVTGHGTETFESENPATGDSLGEFQRGTPADVDEAVGAADEAYEEWRELSRIDRAEYLWDVYHELRERTDELGEIVTRECGKEISEGRADVVEAAHMVEWAAGDARHPSGDIIPSEIAAKDAYMRRKPRGVTGCITPWNFPIAIPYWHMAVALVEGNTVVWKPAEQTPWCAQIVAEMFADAGIPDGVFNMVQGFGDAGAAIVDDDRVPTVLFTGSAEVGHQIANSVGGESGKRAACEMGGKNAVVITEEADLDIAVHSAVMSSFKTTGQRCVSSERIIVHRDVYDEFKERFVDAASKVAVGDPLQEDTFMGPLIEGEHKEKVTEYRDLARDEGVNVFVDRTELDADEIPDGHADGHWVGPFVYEADPDADLRCTQEEVFGPHVALLPYDGDIERAVEIQNDTDYGLAGAIVSEDYRQINYYRDHAELGLAYGNLPCIGAEVQLPFGGVKKSGNGYPSAREIIEAVTDRTAWTLNNSKEIEMAQGLSADIVTEDDD, via the coding sequence ATGGCAGAGACGTACCAGCACTACATCGACGGCGAGTGGGTCACAGGCCACGGCACCGAGACGTTCGAGAGCGAGAACCCCGCGACCGGCGACTCCCTTGGCGAGTTCCAGCGGGGCACGCCAGCGGACGTAGACGAGGCCGTCGGAGCGGCCGACGAGGCCTACGAGGAGTGGCGTGAACTCTCTCGAATCGACCGCGCGGAATACCTCTGGGACGTCTACCACGAGCTGCGCGAGCGGACCGACGAGCTGGGGGAGATCGTGACCAGGGAGTGTGGCAAGGAGATAAGCGAGGGGCGGGCCGACGTGGTCGAGGCCGCACACATGGTCGAGTGGGCCGCAGGCGACGCCCGCCATCCCAGCGGCGACATCATCCCGTCGGAGATCGCCGCCAAAGACGCGTACATGCGCCGCAAGCCCCGGGGTGTCACCGGCTGTATCACGCCGTGGAACTTCCCCATCGCCATCCCCTACTGGCACATGGCGGTCGCCCTGGTCGAGGGCAACACCGTCGTCTGGAAGCCCGCCGAGCAGACCCCGTGGTGTGCGCAAATCGTGGCGGAGATGTTCGCCGACGCGGGCATCCCCGACGGCGTGTTCAACATGGTACAGGGCTTCGGCGACGCGGGTGCCGCCATCGTCGACGACGACCGCGTGCCGACGGTTCTCTTTACCGGCTCGGCCGAAGTCGGCCACCAGATAGCCAACTCGGTCGGTGGCGAGTCCGGGAAGCGAGCGGCTTGCGAGATGGGCGGCAAGAACGCCGTCGTCATCACCGAGGAAGCCGACCTGGACATCGCCGTCCACTCGGCCGTGATGTCCTCGTTCAAGACCACCGGCCAGCGCTGTGTCTCTTCGGAGCGCATCATCGTCCACAGGGACGTCTACGACGAGTTCAAGGAGCGGTTCGTCGACGCGGCAAGCAAAGTCGCCGTCGGTGACCCCCTGCAGGAGGACACGTTCATGGGGCCGCTCATCGAAGGCGAGCACAAGGAGAAAGTGACCGAGTACCGCGACCTCGCCCGCGACGAAGGCGTGAACGTCTTCGTCGACCGAACGGAACTGGACGCCGACGAGATTCCGGACGGCCACGCCGACGGCCACTGGGTCGGCCCGTTCGTCTACGAGGCCGACCCCGACGCCGACCTGCGATGTACGCAGGAGGAAGTGTTCGGCCCCCACGTCGCACTGCTCCCGTACGACGGCGACATCGAGCGCGCCGTCGAGATTCAGAACGACACGGACTACGGGCTGGCCGGCGCCATCGTCTCGGAAGACTACCGCCAGATAAACTACTACCGCGACCACGCCGAACTCGGGCTTGCCTACGGCAACCTCCCGTGTATCGGGGCGGAGGTCCAGCTCCCGTTCGGCGGCGTGAAGAAGTCCGGCAACGGCTACCCCTCGGCCCGCGAGATAATCGAGGCCGTCACCGACCGGACCGCCTGGACGCTGAACAACTCCAAGGAGATAGAGATGGCACAGGGGCTGTCGGCGGACATCGTCACCGAGGACGATGACTGA
- a CDS encoding proline dehydrogenase family protein, whose protein sequence is MIPPIASNFVAGETASEALDHVEELNARGVKGILNLLGEHYEDRADADADADAYVDLAAGLARRDLDGCLSVKPSQIGLEVSDRAFEENLARIVDAADCFVWVDMEDHDTVDVTLDAFERHARETDGEVGVCVQANLKRTGETLERLADCPGKVRLVKGAYDPPAEIAYKEKSKVDEMYREYLTDMFEKFDDGIAVGSHDPAMIELAQELHDEHGTPFEIQMLTGVRESAQFELADEYEVYQYIPYGSKWFSYFYRRIRERKANALFALRAVVGS, encoded by the coding sequence ATGATACCCCCAATCGCGAGCAACTTCGTGGCCGGCGAAACCGCCTCGGAGGCGCTGGACCACGTCGAGGAACTGAACGCGCGGGGCGTAAAGGGCATCCTGAATCTGCTGGGCGAACACTACGAAGACCGCGCGGACGCCGACGCGGACGCGGACGCGTACGTCGACCTCGCCGCGGGGCTGGCCCGTCGTGACCTCGACGGCTGTCTCTCGGTCAAACCGAGTCAGATCGGTCTGGAAGTGAGCGACCGGGCCTTCGAGGAGAACCTCGCACGCATCGTCGACGCCGCCGACTGCTTCGTCTGGGTCGATATGGAAGACCACGACACGGTCGACGTGACTCTCGACGCCTTCGAGCGCCACGCCCGGGAGACTGACGGTGAAGTCGGGGTCTGTGTCCAGGCCAACCTCAAGCGGACCGGCGAGACACTCGAACGGCTGGCCGACTGTCCGGGGAAGGTCAGACTCGTGAAGGGCGCCTACGACCCGCCGGCCGAGATTGCCTACAAGGAGAAGTCCAAAGTCGACGAGATGTATCGGGAGTATCTGACCGACATGTTCGAAAAGTTCGACGACGGTATCGCCGTCGGGAGTCACGACCCGGCGATGATCGAACTCGCACAGGAGCTCCACGACGAACACGGGACTCCCTTCGAGATTCAGATGCTCACGGGCGTCCGCGAGAGTGCCCAGTTCGAGTTGGCCGACGAATACGAGGTGTACCAGTACATCCCCTACGGGAGCAAGTGGTTCTCCTACTTCTACCGACGTATCCGCGAGCGCAAGGCCAACGCCCTGTTCGCGCTCCGGGCCGTCGTCGGGTCGTAA
- a CDS encoding ABC transporter substrate-binding protein yields the protein MREFTTTSVDRRTMLKLTGGVGIAGLAGCSSPGGSSGSEAYNIGMVDAQTGSLSAFGERNQRGKDLALSAVNEVGIGGSDLEITVEDSGSENQGGISAAQKLVNQDGVPFLIGAVGSGVSLAIYESVVQGTDVVQLSQNSTGLGLTDFPELLRMSPPGSTQATALADIIAEDGYDDVALTYVNNDYGQSLAEAFTNAWDGSVAYNNSHDQEQQSYSSVISEMNSSGADAWLFITYQAEFSSMVNEIFSSGYEAMLYGADSVSGQNVIENTPEGSMEGMKIVVPSAPVEEQNYQDFASTFESEYGQAPTSWAAYAYDCVINAALAIQAADSFTGAALGDVVRDVSRPEGEQVTSFEAASDILSDGSPSDVDYQGVSGPIDFDENGDPVGFLQVLEVQDHSYEGIDFISS from the coding sequence ATGCGAGAATTTACCACGACGTCGGTCGACCGACGAACGATGCTGAAACTAACCGGCGGTGTCGGTATCGCCGGCCTGGCTGGCTGTAGCTCGCCCGGGGGCTCGTCCGGTAGCGAGGCGTACAACATCGGGATGGTCGACGCCCAGACGGGGTCGCTGTCGGCCTTCGGCGAGCGGAACCAGCGCGGGAAGGACCTGGCCCTGTCGGCCGTCAACGAGGTCGGTATCGGCGGGAGCGACTTGGAGATAACCGTCGAGGACTCCGGGAGCGAGAACCAGGGCGGGATTTCGGCCGCGCAGAAGCTCGTCAACCAGGACGGCGTCCCGTTCCTCATCGGCGCCGTCGGCTCCGGCGTCTCGCTCGCCATCTACGAGAGCGTCGTCCAGGGGACGGACGTCGTCCAACTGAGCCAGAACTCGACCGGGCTCGGACTGACCGACTTTCCCGAACTCCTCCGGATGTCACCGCCGGGCAGCACGCAGGCGACCGCGCTGGCGGACATCATCGCCGAGGACGGCTACGACGACGTGGCGCTCACGTACGTGAACAACGACTACGGGCAGAGCCTGGCCGAGGCCTTCACGAACGCGTGGGACGGCTCGGTCGCCTACAACAACTCCCACGACCAGGAACAGCAGTCCTACTCCAGTGTCATCTCGGAGATGAACAGTTCCGGGGCCGACGCCTGGCTCTTCATCACCTATCAGGCGGAGTTCTCGTCGATGGTCAACGAGATTTTCTCCAGCGGCTACGAGGCGATGCTGTACGGCGCGGACTCTGTCTCGGGCCAGAACGTCATCGAGAACACCCCCGAGGGAAGCATGGAGGGCATGAAGATCGTCGTCCCCTCGGCGCCGGTAGAGGAGCAGAACTACCAGGACTTCGCCTCGACCTTCGAGAGCGAGTACGGGCAGGCACCGACCTCGTGGGCGGCCTACGCCTACGACTGCGTCATCAACGCGGCGCTGGCAATCCAGGCCGCGGACTCCTTTACCGGGGCCGCCCTCGGCGATGTCGTCCGCGACGTCAGCCGGCCCGAAGGCGAGCAGGTCACCTCGTTCGAGGCGGCGAGCGATATCCTCTCGGACGGCAGTCCGAGCGACGTGGACTACCAGGGCGTCAGCGGCCCCATCGACTTCGACGAGAACGGTGACCCAGTCGGGTTCCTGCAGGTGCTGGAGGTACAGGACCACAGCTACGAGGGTATCGACTTCATCAGTTCCTAA
- a CDS encoding branched-chain amino acid ABC transporter permease — protein sequence MVLDLLASGLVFSSIIVLGSIGLSLVYSIANFANFAHGDTMTIGAYTSLVTFGAVGGLGGTVLGIPFGFFVALLVGIAVAALVAVVTEKLVYDGMELDSIGLLIASIGLAFIYRAVVQLGFGAQSTRYGIQALRPIEALLPYGVRVTQHDVAIVLSAAVLVTGLHVLLQYSDLGRKMRAMADNPDLARVSGIRTDRVKLWTWIIGAGLAGAGGAFLGLYSQLTPRMGFNLLLLIFAAVILGGIGSVYGAMLGGFLIGMINQLTPLLSDVGIPIGIEYADAIAFVIMVVVLLFRPNGIAGEAS from the coding sequence ATGGTACTCGACCTACTCGCCAGCGGGCTGGTGTTTAGTAGCATCATCGTGCTGGGTAGCATCGGTCTGTCGCTAGTGTACAGCATCGCGAACTTCGCGAACTTCGCCCACGGCGATACGATGACCATCGGTGCCTACACGTCGCTGGTCACGTTCGGTGCGGTCGGTGGCCTCGGCGGGACGGTCCTCGGAATTCCCTTCGGGTTTTTCGTCGCACTGCTGGTCGGGATAGCCGTGGCCGCACTCGTCGCGGTCGTCACCGAGAAACTCGTCTACGACGGGATGGAGTTAGACTCCATCGGGCTGCTCATCGCCTCCATCGGACTGGCCTTTATCTACCGTGCAGTCGTCCAGCTGGGCTTTGGGGCCCAGTCGACGCGGTACGGGATTCAGGCGCTGCGACCGATCGAGGCCCTGCTGCCCTACGGGGTGCGGGTCACCCAGCACGACGTGGCCATCGTCCTCTCGGCCGCCGTGCTTGTCACGGGCCTGCACGTCCTCCTGCAGTACAGCGACCTCGGCCGGAAGATGCGCGCGATGGCCGACAACCCGGACCTGGCCCGCGTCAGCGGCATCCGGACCGACCGGGTCAAGCTGTGGACCTGGATAATCGGCGCCGGACTCGCCGGCGCCGGCGGCGCGTTCCTCGGACTGTACAGCCAGCTCACGCCGCGGATGGGGTTCAATCTCCTCTTGCTCATCTTCGCCGCCGTCATCCTCGGCGGCATCGGGTCGGTGTACGGCGCGATGCTGGGCGGGTTCCTCATCGGGATGATAAACCAGCTGACGCCGCTGTTGTCGGACGTGGGCATCCCTATCGGCATCGAGTACGCCGACGCGATCGCGTTTGTCATCATGGTGGTCGTGTTGCTGTTCCGACCGAACGGTATCGCCGGGGAGGCCAGCTGA